One Thermoanaerobacter pseudethanolicus ATCC 33223 genomic window, AATCCTACATCAGCATTTTTGAGCCTTTTTATTTTTGACCTTTTAGGTGCAATTGGAATACCTGTGTTTGCAGGACTTACCGGAGGACTAAATATTTTAATAGGTCCTACAGGAGGATATATTTTAAGTTGGCCCTTTGCAGCCTTTTTAATCTCTTTGACTTTAAAAAATAAAAAAGCAAATTTTATTAATATTTTTATAAGCTATCTCTTATTTGCAATAATTTTTGTTTATATTTTAGGAGTAACTCAGCTCTCTTTTGTTACAGGAATACCATTTAAAAAAGCCATTTTAGCCGGGGCACTTCCTTTTATACCTGGCGACTTAATCAAAGCATTTATCGCTTCCTATCTCACTTTAAAATTAAAACCTGTTATAAAATCTAATGAAAAAAGGCAAGGTTGAACCCTTGCCTTTTTTCATTACTGCTGAACAGTTGGTCCAAAGTTTCCTCTATAGCCTGCTCCTTTATGCGCTCCTTTAGCACCAAAACCTGCTCCCAAGCCTACACCTGTATTGCCATTGCTATTTTTTCCAAGTCCAAGACCTAAACCTACACCTGAACCTTTACCATATTGACATGTTCCATCCCATGAATTTATCTTGTCTTCAATGGTTTTTTTGATTGTGTCAGCCCTATCCTGAGTTATTTTACCATCTTTAACTAATTGGTCTATAAACCCTTCTTTTTGCTCAATTAAAGCTTTTTTCAGATTGTCAAGTGTTATGCCATTTTCTTCTGCAATCTGAACTATTGTTTTCCCTGATTGAAGTTCACTTAAAATTTCATCTGCTGTCTTACCTGTCAGTTTTGCAAGAAAATCTGCATTTCTACTCATTCCGTATCTTGGTGCTGTCGTAGAATATTGAGGTGGAGTTGAAGAACTAGCTGTATTGCCAGTTGTGGCTGCATAAGCAGCTATTCCACTTAAAAGCATACCTCCTGTAAGTACTACTGCTACTACCTTTTTGAAATTCATTTAAAACCACACTCCTTTTTTGATTT contains:
- a CDS encoding biotin transporter BioY codes for the protein MIKTKDMILASLFAAITFIMGFVKIPLPFSPVPITGQTFAVMLAGGLLNPTSAFLSLFIFDLLGAIGIPVFAGLTGGLNILIGPTGGYILSWPFAAFLISLTLKNKKANFINIFISYLLFAIIFVYILGVTQLSFVTGIPFKKAILAGALPFIPGDLIKAFIASYLTLKLKPVIKSNEKRQG
- a CDS encoding DUF2680 domain-containing protein, whose protein sequence is MNFKKVVAVVLTGGMLLSGIAAYAATTGNTASSSTPPQYSTTAPRYGMSRNADFLAKLTGKTADEILSELQSGKTIVQIAEENGITLDNLKKALIEQKEGFIDQLVKDGKITQDRADTIKKTIEDKINSWDGTCQYGKGSGVGLGLGLGKNSNGNTGVGLGAGFGAKGAHKGAGYRGNFGPTVQQ